The DNA sequence GTTTACTTCTCTGTGCTGAATGTTGGTCTTAGTGCAGGCTTTTGTACTGTCATCTCCGCACTGTCAGCTCTCAAGTTCTTTGCCATGGTTTGTTTATTACAaagtttcacattttgttatcaACAGGACAATATGGACATAGATGTGAAGTTATCCCAAAAGACCCATACATTGAATTTGGCTCCAATATTAAGATTAAGTTCAAGAAGACATGCAACCAGACAATCTCAGACAGCCACGGCAAAATCTATTGGACGATCAACAACAAGAGCATAGATGAAAGCCTCTATGAAACCAACACCTCCTTTGCTGCGGTGACCATCTACAATCTATCCCTTCCAAAAGCAATAGTACAATGTCACAGCCATTTAACTCAGCAAGTCTTGGGTGGTACCATCATACAAACATACTGTACGTATCTACTTACATTGTTGGTGTGCGTTACTTTCAATACGTCAACGTTATTATCATGGCATCTGGGGGATGGATTTTACGAGAGAATAAATCATGTCCTTTCATTTTTTTCAACAGGGAAACCCAGAAACATATCATGTGTCACGTATATCTCACAACAAGATTTTACATGTCACTGGGAGCACAAGATCAAACCCACATCGAAAATAACATATACCGTTTACAGGAAATGGTGAGTTCTGACTCAAAACCTAGCTTCCTCTTAGTATAGCAGCGTAGACTACAAGATTCCCTTGTCATATGGAATAACGCACAAAAGgagtgcgctatgtagggaataaggtgccatttgggacgcatataATAAAACGAGAGCCCCCacagctcagatgcaataattgaataaccaacgtatcgacagacaagctgtcttcgtCAGGGTATGTAACCAAATGTCTTCCGTTTGGAACGTAACCAAAGTTTCTGTTTTCTCGTCTCTTTTTGTGTTTAGGGAAAGAGGACAAGATGTATGGGAGAGTGATCATTGTAGTTCTGGAAGCATGTCATGCACTTTTAATAAGAGACTGCCGATGCTAGCAAAGCTAAATTACATCACTGTGCGAGCTGAAAGCACCGTTTGGGAGACAATCTCGGACACACTGGAATTGGATCCTTGGGATACAGGTATGTAATCAGAACGCACAGCTTTGACTGTCTGGAGCAGTTTGCAATCAAATAATgatgttttatatacagtaccagtctaaagtttggacacacctacttattcaagggtttttatttttattttttactcttttctacattgtagaataatagtgaagaaataaactatgaaataacacatgggatcatgtagtaacccaacaagtgttaaataaatcaaaatatattttaaattcttcaaagaagccgccctttgccttgataacagctttgcgaactcttagcattctcttaactatcttcacctggaatgcttttccaacagacttgaaggagttcccacatatgctgagcagttgctgCTATTCCTTcaatctgcagtccaactcatcccaaaccatctcaagtgggttgaggtcgggtgattgtggatgccaggtcatctgatgcagcactccatcactctccttcttggtcaaatagcccttacacagcctggagatgtgtttggtcattgtcttgttgaaaaacaaatgatagtctcacgaagcgcaaaccagatgggatggcgtatcgctgcagaatgctgtagtagccatgctggttaagtgtgccttgaattctaaataaatcaccgccagtgtcaccagcgaagcaccatcacacctcctcttccatgcttcatggtgggaaccacacatacgtagatcatccgttcacctactctgcgtctcacaaacaaACGGCGGTTTGGACCAAAAATCTCATAGTTGGACTCATCAGCCCAAACGACAGATTTCCACCGctctaatgtcaattgcttgtgtttcttggaccaagcaagtctcttcttcttattggtgtcctttagtagtggtttctttgcagcaattcaaccatgaaggcctgatttacgctgtctcctctgaacagtttatgttgatatgtgtctattacttgaattctgtgaagcatttatttgggctgcaatttctgaggctggtaactccaatgaacttatcctctacagcagaggtaactctgggttttcctttcctgtggcggtcctcatgagagctagtttcatggtttttacgactgcacttgaagaaacgttcaaagttcttaaaacTTTCCGGATTgagtgaccttcatgtcttaaagtaatgatggactgttgtttctctttgcttatttgagctgttcttgccataatatggacttggtcttttaccaaatagggctatcttctgtatatcttgtcacaacacaactgattggcccaaatgcattaagaaggaaagatattccacaacTTCACTtttaaaaggcacacctgttcattgaaatgcatttaaggtgactacctcatgaagctggttgagagaatgccaagagtgtgcaaagtggtcctcaaggcaaagggtggctattttgaagaatctcaaatgtaaaatatattttgatttgttggacacttatgttactacatgattccatatgtgttatctcatagttttgatgtcttcactattattctacaatgtagaaaatagtaaaaatatggaatgactaggtgtgtccgaacttttgactggcactgtaagTTAGTTGTGTGTGTATACACCGTTCAAAGCAAATTAAATGACCAGTCATACCAGTGGACAATTGGATTGTTGTCCATCGTAAAGCTCAATATCCTTACACCAGTATTTCTTGTTTATCTATTGTATTGTTTGTGTAATTGAGTTCTGACATTACTTGCCCAACCTGACATTACTCGCCCAACCTGACATTACTCGCCCAACCTGACATTACTCGCCCAACCTGACATTACTCGCCCAACCTGACATTACTCGCCCAACCTGACATTACACGCCCAACCTGACATTACTCGCCCAACCTGACATTACTCGCCCAACCTGACATTACTCGCCCAACCTGACATTACACGCCCAACCTGACATTACACGCCCAACCTGACATTACACGCCCAACCTGACATTACTCGCCCAACCTGACATTACTCGCCCAACCTGACATTACTCGCCCAACCTGACATTACACGCCCAACCTGACATTACACGCCCAACCTGACATTACACGCCCAACCTGACATTACTCGCCCAACCTGACATTACTCGCCCAACCTGACATTACTCGCCCAACCTGACATTACTCGCCCAACCTGACATTACTCGCCCAACCTGACATTACACGCCCAACCTGACATTACTCGCCCAACCTGACATTACTCGCCCAACCTGACATTACTCGCCCAACCTGACATTACTCGCCCAACCTGACATTACTCGCCCAACCTGACATTACTCGCCCAACCTGACATTACACGCCCAACCTGACATTACACGCCCAACCTGACATTACACGCCCAACCTGACATTACACGCCCAACCTGACATTACACGCCCAACCTGACATTACTCGCCCAACCTGACATTACACGCCCAACCTGACATTACACGCCCAACCTGACATTACACGCCCAACCTGACATTACACGCCCAACCTGACATTACACGCCCAACCTGACATTACTCGCCCTTCCTGACATTACTTACCCTGTTTTTCAAGTGAAAATTGACCCTCCAAAGAATGTGCGGGTGGTTCCTCTCCCTGCTCATCTAAGGGTTGAATGGGAAAGACCAGGAGGCACAGAATTTCTTGACCAGGTCATACACTGTCAAGTCAAATATGCCAAGGTACACCGCTCATTTGTTCAATGTTACATTGTCTGTGATTTGTTTGTTGCTTAGTGCAATGTGCTATGTTCCCAGACTAACGtgaccgttttttttttttttgccactcATATCTTTGTTTCTTCTCCCTGTGTAAATGTCCAGCATGTAATGGATACATCTATGAACACAGTGGCCATGACAGCCTCTGTCACTTCTGTTGAAGTGGAGCCATGCACCAACCATACAGTGTCTGTCCACTGTGCTTTAGACAAGGCCCCCTGGAGTGAATGGAGCAGGCAGGTGAcagttctctcctctctcaacggTAAGAAAACATAAAGCCCCAGTAAATCACAATCGCTATACAGGTTTCCAggagaagtaaaaaaaaatctacccTTTCAGAAGGCAGAGTACTGATGTAGGATCAGCTCCCccttgtccatgtaatcttattaatTATGCTCTAAAAGGCTAaatgtgatctaggatcagctctcctactctgagaggcaATGATGTCTCTGCCGTCTGTTTTGTTTTTCACTGTTAACATTTTGAGGTTGTTCTAGACATGAATTTGAATGCATATATTTTGCTGTGCTTGAAGAATGAGGCGTTAGACCTTGATTGAATAGCACGCACGGTCTGTGTGTTTGTCATGCACCCTTATCAAACGTTATCATGTTAAGTTTTTTTGCTGTAAGCTTCCTCACATTGTAATCTGGCACATGGTTTGATAGAGTTAAGAAATGTGGCTGAAACAATTTCACCAACCCACTTGTCTCATTTGATGATAAATAATAGGAAGGACGCATTTTGAAAGTATTTGAAACCGAGCTGTGGTCTGTGTCTAGTTGGTGGCGTAGGGTTTGTGAAATGGATTGTGGTGAGAAGCATTGTGAACTAATCAACCATGATGTTTTCTGGAACACATCGGTCAGCCACAGTATGCTTTCAGTTTGTCTTAATATTAAATGCTATGTTTCAGTTTCAGCCTTAGTATTGAATGTTACTACACATTCTTTGACAGTACATCACAAAATGACTTGTAACATTGTGAGGCTTTTTGAAAGAGGCCTACATTCAAAATTAAACTTTAAATTGGAACATGTGTTTATTATAACTAGGCTAAACTCTGTCTGAACTCTATTATTTCCGTGTCAACAGTAAGCACAGTGCAGTTGGACCTGTGGAGGAAGATGGCTGCACCAGACAACACTGGGACTAGAACAGTGCACCTGATGTGGAAGGTAGGGAGCCTATGGAAGGAAGCTTATGTATAGCACTTTACATAAtcaacattataaactgggtggttcgagccctgaatgctgatcggctgacagccgtggtataactaagcaataaggaacgagggggtgtggtatatggccaatattccatggctaagggctgttcacAGGCACGACACAAGGCGGAGTGctaggacacagcccttagccgtgattGGCTCTATATCACAAACCCCagtggtgccttattgctattttaaactggttaccaacgtaattagagcagtaaaaataaatgttttgtcatacccctgATATACCACGGttctcagccaatcagcattcagggctcgaaccacccagtttataatagattGTATATCACGgatgctctaattacgttggtaaccagtttataatagcagcaaggcacctcaggggtttgtggtatacggccaatatagcacgactaagggctgtatccaggcactccgtgttgcatcgtgcataagaacagtccttagccgtggtatattggtgaTATACCACagcccctctggccttattgcttaaataggtATTGTTCTGGTTCTGTATTGGTTAGTCACTACCAAGGGTCTCCAGCTCTGGTCCTGGGTAGCTACAGTGTACCCGGGCTGTTGTTCCAGCCCTCAACCAAAACACATCTGATTCTACAAATAAAAATATCCTTGAAACCTTGAAGCAGGTGTGTTAGTGGTGGGTTGAAACTACACCCTTCTCACCCAGTATCTCCGCAGCACCACAGTTGGAGACCCTTGTCTAAAGTGGTCTAAAGCCTTTCAAAGCTGTATAACTCTACCAAAAGTTTCCTTCCTCAaaactagggttgcaaaactaCTGCCAATTTTACAAAATGTTTACGAATTCTTTATTGTTGTAATTTTGGTCATTAACAGATCTATGTATGGTacctttggtaatttatactttaaatgatgtattcatctATAGTATACATGTTTTCTATCTTGTCCATTGAtttctagtggatagaccatatggttctaGAGGATATAGCCTAGTGAATGAAAAACGCATCTAATCAACATTAGcgttattttcaattaactctgcaactcttccaaatTGACTTTTTCCATAATTGTCACCAGTTTGACACCAAAACATTTACCACAAAGACATACtacttttgtattttatttatttaacctttatttaactaggtaagtttaattaagaacaaattcttatttacaatcaacAAAAGTGTGTAAATAATATAAACAAAGGAAATCTCATGTTGAAACCCTCATatttgggctcccaagtggtgcagtggtctaaggcactgcatctcagtgcaagaggtgtcactactggttcgaatccaggctgaaaaaattaaacaccaatggtattcaccaAAGTGCCAGAGGTCATTACAGACAGCTGTGATAATCGGAAGTACCCAaaaaggccactagatgtcatGTGATAAATTCCTTGAGAAACAGGAAAAAGATACAATCAGATGGAAATGTATTTTCAAGTTGAGCTTTCAGTCAACCTGATGAAGGTCAACCGACTGAAAGCTCAgctacaattaaatacatttgcatCTGACAGGAAGTGTGCAGAGACTTGTTCTTGTTTCCTGTGTGACGTATTTTCTAACTTCCTCTTTTCTACTTTGTACAGAGCATCTCCCCTGCATGCAAGGCCATCGATGGATACAGGCTGACGTACATGGCTGATGAAAAGCACATACCTGACAGACATTTGGACACTGTTGTGGATAAGGCTTCTATCACTGTGGACCAGCGGGCATACAGAGTCACTCTCGCTGCCTATCGCGGTGACACCACATTTTCTGAACAGTCAATCTATGTACCGGCCGTGGGACAAAGTTAGTTGCTATATTTGACACACATTCAATATGATTTGTCAGTTATCCTATTTAGTTTCATGTGACTCATTGTAAAGCTATTAGCTAGCCGATATGAGTCATATCTATTATGATATATCTATCTGTCTAGTAGTATAAATGTATCACACTATCTCACTAGTCTTTATAATACAGACACTACTGCTACACTAAACTCAATGTTTCAACAAAAGCCTCTAACAATTTTAAACTACTAAACTTCTTCTACTTTCATAAAAATACTTATGAACAGCTGAAGAAAGGCACAGTTTTCCTGTAGAAAAAGTAGCTGTCCTCGTTTGTTATTTACACTAAGTGTTATTTAGAAGTGGTTTTAAGCCTCTGTGTACTACAGTGTCACATTCATATGAGTTTATGTGTGTCAGGTCTCCCCCAGGTTAGGGGCGCCCAGGCCTCTGCCCATAACGGTGACATCCAGGTCAGCTGGGctgttcctcctctctaccctgtcCACGGCTACATCATAGACTGGACCACCGATGGAGATACATACACCTGGCTACAGAGCCAAGACACTCACATCACATTGACTGGTGAGCTTGGATTCTAAAGAATGGATGGACGGATGGTCGGGTGGGTTAATGGGTGGATGCATAGTTGGATCCTGATTATGTAACTTTACATTGACATTGGAGTGCTTGACATGACTCGAGGTTTGGGTTTCATTTTCTACTGTGGTCATTAGGAATTATTTTAATTGTTTTGCTGTTGTTTCTCTATGGGTTTGAATAGACTCATACAATGTGCATGAGATGAAGATCCATTGAGCTTATCGTTGATGTGGTTAGGTGAAAGATAAACAGAAAGATTTTAGATGGATCAAAAATCTAGTCAATGTTTATTGGTTgagtacacagatttgcagatgttatcgcaggtccagcgaaatgcttgtatttcTAGCTCTAATTAGGTATTACACCTAtcaatatttctgtttttatgtgatgaaccatgactagaatacattatatacacataaagtgggtaaaacagtatgtaaacattattacatCAACTGGTAATATTGTGTGCATACACCCCAGATTAAATGAGCACCACTCCACCTGTTATCCCAGTAAACAATTGGAGGAATCTACTTTGGGATGTTTTaattttctccctccctctcatagGCCTGCAGCCTTTTAAACTATACAACATCACAGTAACTCCACTCTACGATGACAAGACAGGACTCGAAAAAGTCATTCAGATCTGCTCAACGCGAAGAGGTACCGTTCAGTTTCTTCTCTTTCTATTGGTCCTTTAGGGTAATGGCTATGTATCTTCATATTCTTATTTATTCAAATTATTTCAATGTTTTAATTGTATCTGTCCCAAATAAATGGATGACTAAATCATATTTTCTTGATCAACTCAGCTCCAGGGAATATCTCCTCCACTGATGTACATGTTAAAGACAAAAGCGCTCAGGTCAACTGGACTGCTGTGCCTCAGAGCCAATGTAGCGGTGTTGTCGACAACTACACTGTGTTCTACAAGACGGAAACACAACCAGAGCTGAGTAAGTCTCCTGAAACATTTTTAAAACTTTGTTATAACGGCATGTCAACTGTACCGAGTGTCATTTCCTGTTGTTTTTCCTCCCCTCTTAGATGTGACAGTAAATAGCTGGAAACGGGGAGTGACTTTGGAGCCTCTCCAACCAGACACCAGATACAGTGTCCATGTCATGGCCAGCGCTGTTACTGGGGCAACCAATAGCAGCGTCATTCACTTCACAACGAGCAGATACGGTAAGGTCATGTCTGTAGGCTTCACCCACCATCTGATAGTAACTCATGGCAACACAGATTGACACTTTAAAAGTCTCTTTATGGTGCTACATACATggaatatacatatatattccaTGTATCCACTTTGAAGCACAGGGTTATAGTAGCAACATTTCTAACCATAGAATTACAGGTACTAGAACGGACATTCAAGTCAATCTTCCGTGCAGGCTGGACCTGCGGCCATCTTGCGTGCACTCGTCTGTACCAGTGGTTTTAATTCTGTGGTTCTCTGACATATTCTAACAAAGCATTTTGCCCCATGCATACACTACCGCTCAATTGTCCAAAAACAGTATTTGCTGTTGTATTCCTTCATCATAACGTCTCTGTGTCTGTCCCATCAGGCAGGACCTTCATCATAATGTCCTGTGTCTTCGGTGGTTTCGGCGTCATCATCGTCCTAGTCACTGGACTCTTCTGCGTCATTCAGTATGTTCTGCCGCAGATCTCAGAACCTTTTTAAAGCTGCAGATATTTTTCCCTGTATATGTCCAGACAGTAAATGggtgtgttccaaatggctccctatttagtgcactgccCATCACTCACTTCAAGTCAATTATGTCAGACAAGTCAGATGATTGGATGTTCTATGTAACACTGGTCAACTGATCTCTAGGTGGAAAAGATTTAAGGGGAAGATGGTGCCCAACCCCGGTCTCAGCTCCCTGGAATTCTGGTCTTCACAGGATTGTCATAAGGTAAACATGATCATCTTTTTATattgtatcaatcaatcaaatttatttataaagccctttttacatcagccgatgtcacaaagtgctacacagaaacacagcctaaaaccccaaacacatTCCATTTAGCCCTATCctatcctatagtatagacaaTGGATACTGTATTGAACATGTCCTTCCATTTCACTAGTCTGAAGAAAAGGGATATGATATACACTTCATTCTTTACATTTCAACACAAATCTTTCACTTTATGACTATTACTTATGGATTAAACTGTTCAtgttccaattggctcattcaacccccttcctctctcccctgtaactagTCCCCATGTTCTCAGTCAACatacctggtgaaataaataaaatgttggtCTTCATGTTGGCTCAATAGGCTACAGTTTCCATCGTCCCTACTGTCTTCACCATTCCTTTTTGGAAACATGTCCTTGTCACCCTGCAGATCCAACCCTTTAACAACCCGTCTGAACTCGAGACCTTCTGTGAGATGATCTACCCCTGCGAGGTGAACACCATAACGGACGACATCATGGGGTCAACCTCTACAGAAGACGAGGACATACAGGACATGGCCAAAGAGACAGTCTGTGACCAGACGGAGAGATTGAGCTCTGGCTTCGATAGCAGGACCTTCTGTGACAGCCAACCCAGAGAGGAGAGCAGTAACCTGGGCCTGGCACCAACCTGcctccctttactggctcaacAAGATGGAGAAATCAACCTGCTGGAGTCAACCACCTCTGAGGACTCATCATCAGAGCCAGCAGACCTCCAGGCCTCCGAGAGCTGTCCCGTCAACCCCTACAGGCTGCAGACGCCAGGGGAATGCCCTGTGAGGTTAGGGGGAGGCGAGGCGACGTCGGGCGCCACAGAGGAGAGTAGGAGCCTGTTGGACACGCAGCAGCATAGCCGCACAGTTCCTCTCACTTCATACGTCACTCTGGACATGTTTGAACACAGGGGGAAGGAAAGTAAACGGACATGAACACACTCCTGAATCCAGTGGACTTCTCAGTCTTTCCTGTGTCTTTATTCATTCAGTTATAATGTCTCATATAGGCTATTGTGTTTTTGTGTTAGTGGTACTTTGAAATATCCATTTTGTAATTATACTTGTGACaatttgtacagtatgtgtatttgTAGATTGTAAAGGTGGATAGATATCAGTTCTTTCAATTTGACTCATAAATATCAATCTATACTGTTGTATGTGGTAGACTATATCTCATCAAATGTTTTAGTTTCTTGTCGTAGAGAAGAACCGCTGTTGGTACAACGTAAGCGCTTCCCCTTCCCATTACCAGTATGCTGTTTGGTTTGGGGGGAGGGGTGTTGCAGCACAATTTCCTGAGAACAGAAAGCGAGTGTGCCAAGATGGAAAATACTTCAGTAACAGGGTCACAGCGAGGCTTCATGTCTCCGAGTTACTGGCTGGgtggtagcctagcagttaagaagTTGGGCAAGTAAACTAAAAgtttgctggttcaaatcccagagccgactaggtaaaatctgtggatgtgcccttgagcaaggcacttaaccctaattgctcctgtaagttgttctggataagagcgtctgctaaatgactaaaatgtaaatggttgcgtcccaaattacaccctattccatataaaACACATTACTTTTGACTAagtctctggtcagaagtagtgctctatataattattagggtgcaatttgggacgcagccagtgACTAGAGAGACATGAAGCCCATCCTTGATTTGACCCTGTACTGCTCTTTATAAAAATATCATTCACTGAGTCATGGGAAAGAAAAAACAAAATCACTCCAAGTCTATGATCTGCCTGATGACGTTTTGTTGAATAAtaacttatttaaaaaaattatgttagGAATGGG is a window from the Salmo trutta chromosome 23, fSalTru1.1, whole genome shotgun sequence genome containing:
- the LOC115160084 gene encoding interleukin-31 receptor subunit alpha, which codes for MKGLRRMATLLVLSIILLLPAISEGQYGHRCEVIPKDPYIEFGSNIKIKFKKTCNQTISDSHGKIYWTINNKSIDESLYETNTSFAAVTIYNLSLPKAIVQCHSHLTQQVLGGTIIQTYWKPRNISCVTYISQQDFTCHWEHKIKPTSKITYTVYRKWERGQDVWESDHCSSGSMSCTFNKRLPMLAKLNYITVRAESTVWETISDTLELDPWDTVKIDPPKNVRVVPLPAHLRVEWERPGGTEFLDQVIHCQVKYAKHVMDTSMNTVAMTASVTSVEVEPCTNHTVSVHCALDKAPWSEWSRQVTVLSSLNVSTVQLDLWRKMAAPDNTGTRTVHLMWKSISPACKAIDGYRLTYMADEKHIPDRHLDTVVDKASITVDQRAYRVTLAAYRGDTTFSEQSIYVPAVGQSLPQVRGAQASAHNGDIQVSWAVPPLYPVHGYIIDWTTDGDTYTWLQSQDTHITLTGLQPFKLYNITVTPLYDDKTGLEKVIQICSTRRAPGNISSTDVHVKDKSAQVNWTAVPQSQCSGVVDNYTVFYKTETQPELNVTVNSWKRGVTLEPLQPDTRYSVHVMASAVTGATNSSVIHFTTSRYGRTFIIMSCVFGGFGVIIVLVTGLFCVIQWKRFKGKMVPNPGLSSLEFWSSQDCHKIQPFNNPSELETFCEMIYPCEVNTITDDIMGSTSTEDEDIQDMAKETVCDQTERLSSGFDSRTFCDSQPREESSNLGLAPTCLPLLAQQDGEINLLESTTSEDSSSEPADLQASESCPVNPYRLQTPGECPVRLGGGEATSGATEESRSLLDTQQHSRTVPLTSYVTLDMFEHRGKESKRT